In Trichocoleus sp., the following are encoded in one genomic region:
- the glnT gene encoding type III glutamate--ammonia ligase translates to MNLAEAKTFLEAHQVKFVLAQFVDIHGVAKTKAVPASHFEDILNPGAGFAGFAVWGLGMDPHSPDYMAVGDLSTLSLVPWMPGFARIVCVGHVKGEPYAYDARFVLMQQIERLKQRGWMLNTGVEPEFVLLRKDEQGQIYPFDATDTLDKPCYDFRGLSRSAVFLEKLVTNLQTVGFDVYQIDHEDANGQFEINYTYTDCLTTADRYIFFKMAASEIAKELGLICSFMPKPFANRTGTGMHIHLSISDGSSNLFADEADPRQLGLSPLAYHFLGGLLAHADALTAICAPTINSYKRLVVGRSLSGATWAPAYITYGDNNRSSMVRVPGGRLELRLADGSCNPYLATAAAIAAGLDGIEKAIDPGEPYNLNLYNLSEADLKDKGIRTLPQSLHEAIEALESDEVIKGALGILADEFINLKRMEWVEYMRHVSEWEVERYLEFF, encoded by the coding sequence ATGAACTTAGCAGAAGCAAAAACCTTTCTCGAAGCGCATCAAGTTAAATTCGTGCTGGCGCAATTTGTCGATATTCATGGCGTTGCAAAAACCAAAGCTGTCCCCGCTTCTCACTTTGAAGACATCCTCAATCCAGGTGCGGGGTTTGCTGGATTTGCAGTCTGGGGATTGGGCATGGATCCACATAGCCCGGACTATATGGCAGTTGGTGATCTCTCAACCTTATCGCTAGTCCCCTGGATGCCCGGATTTGCGCGAATTGTCTGCGTTGGGCATGTGAAAGGCGAACCCTATGCGTATGATGCTCGCTTTGTTCTGATGCAGCAGATTGAGCGACTCAAACAGCGAGGCTGGATGCTGAATACTGGCGTCGAACCTGAATTTGTCTTACTTCGTAAAGATGAACAGGGACAAATTTATCCGTTTGATGCAACTGACACGTTAGACAAACCCTGCTATGACTTTCGCGGATTATCTCGTAGCGCCGTATTTCTCGAAAAACTGGTGACCAATCTGCAAACCGTTGGATTTGATGTTTATCAGATTGACCATGAGGATGCCAATGGACAGTTTGAAATCAATTACACCTACACCGATTGCCTCACCACTGCCGATCGCTATATCTTCTTCAAAATGGCAGCCTCCGAAATTGCCAAGGAATTAGGGCTGATTTGCTCTTTCATGCCAAAACCCTTTGCCAACCGCACTGGAACCGGGATGCACATTCATTTATCAATTTCTGACGGCAGTTCCAACCTTTTTGCTGATGAGGCTGATCCCCGTCAGTTGGGGCTTTCCCCGCTGGCATATCACTTCCTAGGTGGCTTGCTTGCCCATGCAGATGCTTTGACCGCCATTTGTGCCCCAACGATTAATTCCTATAAACGATTAGTAGTTGGACGATCGCTGAGTGGCGCAACTTGGGCACCTGCTTACATCACCTACGGCGACAATAACCGATCGAGCATGGTGCGGGTTCCGGGCGGACGATTAGAACTGCGGCTGGCAGATGGTTCCTGTAATCCCTATTTAGCAACGGCTGCGGCAATTGCTGCGGGGTTAGACGGCATTGAAAAAGCCATTGATCCTGGAGAACCTTACAACTTAAACCTGTACAACCTTTCTGAAGCCGATCTGAAAGACAAGGGCATCCGTACCTTACCTCAGAGTTTGCACGAAGCGATCGAGGCATTAGAGTCTGATGAAGTCATTAAAGGCGCATTAGGAATTCTGGCAGATGAATTTATTAATCTAAAGCGAATGGAATGGGTGGAATATATGCGCCACGTTTCGGAATGGGAAGTGGAACGCTATTTGGAGTTTTTCTAA
- a CDS encoding glutathione S-transferase N-terminal domain-containing protein: protein MKLFYMPGACSLAPHIVLEWIGKPFELGRVERGKTREPEFLAVNPVGKVPALIEEDGRVLTEAEAILLYLAAKFPEQQLGASSTSEAQYEMHKWMSYLTGDVHPAFYPYFLPQRYIADEHQHQAIREAAYKQIDACFQLLDRHMSDRTYMVENRRTVLDPYLFVFCRWGKSLPKPFTDYPNLHRFLLQMADDEGVQRAMQAQSITL, encoded by the coding sequence ATGAAGCTGTTCTATATGCCCGGAGCCTGTTCCCTTGCTCCTCATATTGTTTTGGAATGGATTGGTAAACCGTTTGAACTTGGTCGCGTGGAACGGGGAAAAACTCGCGAACCCGAATTCTTAGCAGTGAACCCGGTTGGAAAAGTTCCAGCATTGATTGAAGAAGATGGTCGGGTACTGACGGAGGCAGAAGCAATCTTGCTTTACCTTGCCGCGAAGTTTCCAGAGCAGCAGTTGGGTGCCAGTTCAACATCTGAAGCACAGTACGAAATGCACAAGTGGATGTCTTACCTGACGGGTGATGTGCATCCTGCGTTCTATCCCTATTTTCTGCCTCAACGCTACATTGCCGATGAGCATCAGCATCAGGCTATTCGAGAAGCGGCGTACAAACAAATTGATGCCTGTTTTCAATTGCTCGATCGTCACATGAGCGATCGCACTTACATGGTAGAAAACCGCCGCACTGTTCTCGATCCCTATCTATTCGTTTTCTGCCGTTGGGGTAAGTCTCTACCAAAACCCTTCACCGATTATCCTAATCTGCACCGCTTTTTGTTGCAGATGGCAGATGATGAGGGCGTCCAACGAGCCATGCAAGCACAGAGCATTACGCTCTAA
- a CDS encoding FMN-binding glutamate synthase family protein: MTPSQSNQSISQEESWGYDRRTLNYIQNAAAHGLYEIRGLGAKRRLPHFDDLVFLGASMSRYPLEGYREKCTTQTILGTRYAKQPIELAIPITIAGMSFGSLSANVKESLGRAATAVGTSTTTGDGGMTPEERLSSKTLIYQCLPSRYGFNPDDVRKADAIEIVIGQGAKPGGGGMLLGQKINPRVAQMRTLPEGVDQRSACRHPDWTGPDDLAIKIQQLRELTDWEKPIYVKVGATRTFNDVKLAVHAGADVVVVDGMQGGTAATQTVFIEHVGIPTLAAVRQAVDALEEMNMKGQVQLIVSGGIRTGADVAKAIAMGADAVSIGQGILVALGCNSETYVQKGEHFSAVEDYAAIGTAPGYCHHCHTGKCPVGVTTQDEHLEKRLEPEVGARRVKNYLQTLNMELTTIARACGKQNVHHLEREDLAALTIEAAAMSRLPLAGTNWIPGVQSSI, translated from the coding sequence ATGACGCCATCTCAATCCAATCAATCCATTTCCCAAGAAGAATCCTGGGGGTACGATCGCCGCACACTGAACTACATTCAAAATGCAGCGGCACATGGTCTGTATGAAATTCGCGGTTTAGGTGCAAAACGACGGCTGCCTCATTTTGATGATCTGGTATTTTTGGGTGCTTCCATGTCTCGCTATCCGCTGGAAGGCTATCGGGAAAAATGCACGACTCAAACCATTCTCGGCACTCGCTATGCAAAGCAACCGATCGAGCTGGCAATCCCCATTACGATCGCTGGCATGAGTTTTGGGTCGCTCTCTGCCAATGTCAAAGAATCACTGGGACGGGCAGCAACCGCAGTCGGTACTTCCACCACAACAGGTGATGGGGGCATGACGCCAGAAGAGCGGCTCTCTTCTAAAACGCTGATCTACCAGTGTCTACCCTCCCGCTACGGATTCAACCCCGACGATGTCCGAAAAGCAGATGCGATCGAGATTGTCATTGGTCAGGGGGCAAAGCCCGGTGGTGGCGGAATGCTGCTTGGACAAAAAATTAATCCGCGAGTTGCTCAAATGCGAACCCTGCCCGAAGGTGTGGATCAACGCTCTGCCTGTCGCCATCCTGACTGGACTGGTCCCGATGATCTGGCAATCAAAATCCAGCAGCTACGAGAATTAACGGACTGGGAAAAGCCAATTTACGTCAAAGTGGGAGCGACCCGCACCTTCAACGATGTCAAACTAGCGGTTCATGCGGGTGCTGATGTTGTTGTTGTGGATGGAATGCAGGGAGGAACTGCCGCAACCCAAACGGTATTTATTGAACATGTGGGTATCCCTACGCTAGCAGCCGTCCGACAAGCAGTGGATGCGCTGGAAGAGATGAACATGAAGGGGCAAGTCCAGCTCATTGTGTCCGGTGGCATTCGCACGGGAGCCGATGTTGCGAAAGCGATCGCCATGGGGGCTGATGCCGTTTCGATCGGTCAGGGCATTCTCGTTGCTTTGGGCTGCAACAGTGAAACCTATGTGCAAAAGGGAGAGCATTTCTCAGCCGTTGAAGATTATGCGGCGATCGGCACAGCCCCCGGATATTGCCACCATTGCCATACAGGAAAATGTCCTGTAGGAGTAACAACCCAGGATGAGCATCTGGAAAAGCGCCTCGAACCAGAAGTCGGTGCCCGACGGGTCAAAAACTATCTGCAAACGCTGAATATGGAACTGACAACGATCGCCCGTGCTTGCGGAAAGCAAAATGTCCATCACCTGGAACGAGAAGATCTGGCAGCATTGACGATCGAAGCGGCTGCAATGTCGCGGTTGCCTCTCGCAGGAACGAATTGGATTCCTGGCGTTCAGTCCAGTATTTGA
- a CDS encoding pirin family protein produces the protein MITIRPAQDRGAANFGWLDSRHTFSFGNYYDPNHMGFADLRVINEDKVTPGKGFGTHGHRDMEIISYVLEGALEHKDSIGTGSVIRPGDVQRMSAGTGIQHSEYNASKTEPVHFLQIWILPEQEGIAPGYEQKTFTEDEKRGTFCLVGSQDGRDGSITIHQNVNLYASVLQNGETVNHPLVEGRVAWLQVVRGAVQLNDRSLAAGDGAAITQEAQITLQGTADNAEVLLFDMAA, from the coding sequence ATGATTACGATTCGACCTGCTCAAGACCGTGGCGCTGCGAATTTTGGTTGGCTTGACAGTCGTCATACCTTTTCCTTTGGCAACTATTACGACCCTAATCACATGGGCTTTGCCGACTTGCGTGTAATCAACGAAGATAAAGTCACTCCTGGTAAAGGCTTTGGCACCCACGGACACCGCGACATGGAAATCATTTCCTACGTCCTGGAAGGTGCGTTAGAACATAAAGACAGCATTGGCACTGGGTCTGTGATTCGTCCTGGTGATGTACAGCGCATGTCTGCTGGAACGGGCATTCAGCACAGTGAATACAACGCCTCAAAAACTGAGCCAGTTCATTTCCTGCAAATCTGGATTCTGCCAGAACAGGAAGGGATTGCCCCAGGCTATGAGCAAAAAACATTTACTGAAGACGAAAAGCGCGGCACGTTCTGCCTGGTTGGTTCTCAGGATGGACGCGACGGCTCGATTACGATTCACCAGAATGTGAACCTATATGCCAGTGTTTTGCAAAATGGTGAAACTGTGAATCATCCCTTAGTGGAGGGACGAGTGGCTTGGTTACAGGTCGTACGAGGTGCGGTGCAGCTAAACGATCGATCGCTTGCTGCTGGAGATGGCGCTGCCATTACGCAAGAAGCGCAGATTACGCTACAGGGTACGGCTGACAATGCTGAAGTGCTGTTGTTTGACATGGCAGCATAG
- a CDS encoding sarcosine oxidase subunit delta: MKIMTCPINGARPITEFVYGGEVRSMPDPQTVDDATWAAYLYHRNSVPGIKQEWWCHTASNTWFIAERNTLTDEILQTYLYGDLQGEAIA, encoded by the coding sequence ATGAAAATAATGACCTGCCCAATCAATGGGGCAAGACCGATAACAGAGTTTGTGTACGGTGGAGAAGTTCGTTCAATGCCAGATCCACAAACCGTCGATGATGCAACCTGGGCAGCTTATTTGTATCACCGCAATAGCGTTCCTGGAATTAAACAAGAATGGTGGTGTCATACAGCCAGCAATACCTGGTTTATTGCCGAGCGAAATACGCTGACAGATGAGATATTACAGACCTACTTGTATGGTGATTTACAAGGTGAGGCAATTGCATGA
- a CDS encoding 2Fe-2S iron-sulfur cluster-binding protein encodes MSYRLPPIPGEWIDRNQPIEFFFEGDRVWGYAGDTITSALWAAEKRVLGRSFKYHRPRGILSFANHDVNVLMQQGQTLNVRADVTKLEAGMSLAAVNTNGGVMGDRNSILNLFSSFLPVGFYYKAFHNRRLFPFWERIIRNISGLGKLDTATPQIRTAKQYDFCDVLVIGAGVAGLSAAIAAAEAGADVVIVDENARAGGSGSYQLGGEWSRAEKTNGFVNAVKMHDRIQLYPETIAAGYYADHWIPLVDANRLTKMRTKAVIMANGAYEQPAVFRNNDLPGIMLASAAQRLIYRYAVKPMNQAVMLIANWDGYQAALDLIQQGIEVKAIVDLRPAARISSISPALQRQGIPIYTSHCIYEARGNPARDGVVSAVICPIDAYGNPQTESKQTIACDGIVMSVGWAPAANLLYQAGAKMRFDDHLQQFVPEQLPEGVFACGRVNGVYEFEQKVRDGQRAGLEAVAFLDKSRDRSRDGSRDRLRDRSGKTDSAPKITPSPTVDRTLSESPSHPWAIVPHPDGKNFVDFDEDLQFKDFPNAVQEGFDNIELLKRFTTVGMGSSQGKHSNMNALRILARITGKSPGEVGTTTARPFFHPVPLSHLAGRGFTPERQTPLHSRHTALNAKWMLAGTWRRPEYYQQPGKSREDCIRSEVEAVRQRVGMIDVGTLGKIEIRGSDAAAFLERIYTGRYSSLKVGMSRYALMLDEAGVVRDDGVVARLGTEHFYFTTTTSGAATIYRELSRWNTLWQMDCGLVNLTGARSAINLAGPNARALLAKLTDCDLSGVAFPYLAVRETQVAGISALLTRVGFVGEWGYEIHVAAESAPLLWDAIWEAGQAWNIAPFGVEAQRLLRLEKGHLLVGQDTDGLTTPGEAGLAWAVKLDKPFFIGQRSLQAIAKRPVKQTQVGFMLAPNFQQRPPQECHLIIDDGEIVGRVTSIAFSPTLQRYIGLAFVKPELAAVGTPLSIRLSDRSIVIATVSPTPFYDPDNQRQQETVIQRQEVTA; translated from the coding sequence ATGAGTTACCGACTGCCACCCATTCCGGGCGAATGGATCGATCGCAACCAACCGATTGAATTCTTCTTTGAGGGCGATCGGGTTTGGGGCTACGCTGGAGATACGATTACCAGTGCACTCTGGGCTGCTGAAAAACGAGTATTGGGACGCAGTTTTAAATACCATCGTCCACGCGGAATCTTGAGTTTTGCCAACCATGATGTGAATGTGCTGATGCAGCAGGGGCAAACGCTCAATGTCCGGGCTGATGTCACTAAGCTGGAAGCTGGAATGTCGCTTGCGGCAGTGAATACGAATGGCGGCGTCATGGGCGATCGTAACAGCATTTTGAACTTGTTCTCCTCGTTTCTTCCAGTTGGGTTTTACTACAAAGCCTTTCACAATCGACGACTGTTTCCCTTCTGGGAGCGGATTATTCGCAACATCAGTGGGTTAGGCAAGCTGGATACTGCAACCCCCCAGATTCGCACTGCCAAACAATATGATTTCTGTGATGTTTTAGTCATTGGCGCAGGCGTCGCCGGACTGTCAGCTGCAATTGCTGCCGCAGAAGCTGGAGCAGATGTCGTGATTGTGGATGAAAACGCCAGAGCAGGAGGTTCAGGTAGCTATCAACTCGGTGGTGAATGGTCAAGAGCAGAGAAAACCAACGGCTTTGTGAATGCAGTTAAGATGCACGATCGCATTCAGCTTTACCCTGAGACGATCGCTGCCGGATATTATGCAGATCACTGGATTCCATTAGTGGATGCAAACCGTTTGACCAAAATGCGGACAAAAGCAGTGATAATGGCGAACGGAGCTTATGAACAGCCTGCGGTATTTCGCAACAACGATCTGCCGGGAATCATGCTGGCATCAGCAGCCCAACGCTTGATCTATCGCTACGCCGTTAAGCCCATGAATCAGGCGGTCATGCTGATTGCGAATTGGGATGGCTATCAGGCTGCTTTAGATTTGATCCAGCAGGGAATTGAGGTGAAGGCGATCGTCGATCTACGTCCTGCTGCAAGGATTTCTTCTATCTCGCCAGCCTTGCAGCGCCAGGGCATTCCGATTTATACCAGTCATTGTATTTATGAAGCGAGAGGAAATCCGGCAAGGGATGGCGTTGTCAGCGCGGTCATTTGTCCGATCGACGCTTATGGTAATCCGCAAACTGAGTCCAAGCAGACGATCGCCTGTGATGGCATTGTGATGAGTGTTGGTTGGGCACCCGCTGCGAACTTGCTGTATCAGGCTGGAGCAAAGATGCGCTTTGATGATCACTTGCAGCAGTTTGTTCCAGAGCAATTGCCAGAAGGTGTATTTGCCTGTGGACGGGTGAATGGGGTGTATGAGTTTGAGCAGAAAGTGCGAGATGGTCAGCGGGCTGGATTGGAGGCTGTTGCATTCTTAGATAAATCAAGAGACAGATCAAGAGACGGATCAAGAGACAGATTAAGAGATAGATCAGGAAAGACAGATTCAGCCCCAAAAATTACCCCTTCCCCAACAGTCGATCGCACCTTATCAGAATCTCCTTCACACCCCTGGGCGATCGTGCCTCATCCAGACGGCAAAAACTTTGTTGATTTTGATGAGGATCTTCAGTTTAAGGATTTTCCGAATGCGGTTCAGGAAGGATTTGACAACATTGAATTGCTAAAACGATTTACGACAGTGGGAATGGGTTCAAGTCAGGGTAAACATTCTAATATGAATGCGCTGAGGATTCTAGCGCGAATCACAGGTAAATCACCAGGTGAAGTTGGGACAACCACTGCACGACCTTTCTTTCATCCCGTGCCGTTATCCCATTTAGCAGGACGAGGATTCACACCCGAGCGACAAACGCCTCTCCATTCTCGTCATACTGCGCTGAATGCAAAGTGGATGCTGGCGGGAACGTGGCGACGACCAGAATATTACCAGCAGCCCGGAAAAAGCCGCGAAGACTGCATTCGATCGGAAGTTGAGGCAGTTCGTCAGCGGGTCGGCATGATTGATGTGGGCACGTTAGGCAAAATCGAAATTCGGGGGAGTGATGCGGCTGCATTTTTAGAACGAATTTACACCGGACGCTACAGCAGTTTGAAAGTCGGGATGTCGCGCTATGCCTTGATGCTGGATGAAGCAGGCGTCGTGAGAGATGATGGTGTGGTTGCCCGCTTAGGAACTGAGCATTTCTATTTCACAACAACAACTTCTGGTGCAGCGACAATCTACCGGGAGCTTTCTCGCTGGAATACGCTATGGCAGATGGATTGTGGGCTGGTGAACCTGACCGGAGCCCGATCGGCAATCAACCTGGCTGGACCCAATGCCCGCGCGCTCTTAGCGAAACTAACCGATTGTGATCTTTCCGGTGTTGCTTTTCCTTATCTCGCAGTACGGGAGACACAAGTTGCCGGAATTTCTGCCTTGTTAACGCGAGTTGGGTTTGTGGGTGAGTGGGGCTACGAAATTCACGTTGCGGCTGAATCGGCTCCGCTGCTCTGGGATGCAATCTGGGAAGCGGGTCAAGCATGGAATATTGCTCCGTTTGGTGTGGAAGCACAGCGACTTTTGCGGCTGGAGAAAGGGCATCTCCTTGTTGGGCAGGATACAGATGGATTAACAACACCGGGAGAAGCGGGTTTAGCCTGGGCAGTCAAATTAGATAAGCCATTTTTTATTGGTCAACGCAGCCTCCAAGCGATCGCCAAACGACCTGTCAAACAAACCCAAGTCGGTTTCATGCTTGCTCCCAATTTTCAGCAAAGACCGCCGCAAGAGTGCCACTTAATCATTGACGATGGTGAAATTGTTGGTCGGGTGACCAGTATTGCTTTTAGCCCCACCTTGCAGCGCTACATCGGGCTTGCTTTTGTTAAACCAGAACTGGCAGCAGTCGGTACGCCCCTCTCCATTCGCCTCTCCGATCGCTCGATCGTCATTGCTACGGTTAGCCCAACCCCTTTCTACGACCCAGACAACCAGCGCCAGCAGGAAACTGTAATCCAGCGTCAGGAGGTTACAGCATGA
- a CDS encoding class II glutamine amidotransferase, whose translation MCGIIGLLIKKPEWRESLGELLVPMLIGMSDRGPDSAGLAIFTATLPDPHRKYSLYWSGKDCNWASLAQSFQTAFETTPDLQINQNQAVLTSEQPPNRIKQWLKTNQPHLHLLSTGRTIDLYKDTGKPETVAERYHFKTLKGSHAIGHTRMATESAVTPAHAHPFTAGEDFCLVHNGSLSNPYSIRRQLEPLGIHFETDNDTEAACRFLEWRMREGDDLETAVQHGFAALDGFYTFLMGTADKLALVRDAFACKPAVVAETADYVAIASEFRSLAHLPDVKNAHLYEPEPEELYVWTV comes from the coding sequence ATGTGTGGAATTATCGGACTGTTGATCAAAAAACCAGAATGGCGTGAATCTTTAGGTGAATTGCTTGTGCCAATGTTGATTGGAATGAGCGATCGAGGACCTGACTCTGCCGGACTCGCTATCTTCACGGCTACCCTGCCAGATCCCCATCGCAAATACAGCCTCTACTGGAGCGGTAAAGACTGCAATTGGGCAAGTCTGGCACAATCATTCCAGACCGCTTTTGAGACAACGCCTGATCTACAAATCAATCAAAATCAAGCAGTATTGACCTCAGAGCAGCCACCCAATCGAATTAAGCAATGGCTCAAAACGAACCAGCCGCACCTGCATTTGCTTTCAACAGGTCGCACGATCGATCTCTACAAAGACACGGGTAAACCAGAAACGGTTGCAGAACGCTATCACTTCAAAACGCTGAAAGGCTCTCATGCGATCGGGCATACCCGCATGGCAACAGAATCGGCAGTGACGCCTGCCCATGCTCACCCTTTTACAGCAGGAGAAGATTTTTGTTTGGTGCATAATGGTTCACTGTCCAATCCCTATTCCATTCGTCGTCAACTGGAACCCCTGGGAATTCACTTTGAAACCGACAACGACACAGAAGCTGCCTGCCGCTTTTTAGAATGGCGAATGCGAGAAGGGGACGACCTGGAAACTGCCGTTCAGCATGGATTTGCGGCGTTAGACGGCTTTTACACTTTCCTCATGGGAACTGCCGATAAACTGGCACTGGTGCGAGATGCCTTTGCCTGTAAGCCAGCAGTGGTGGCAGAAACCGCAGATTATGTGGCAATCGCTTCAGAATTTCGATCGCTGGCTCACCTGCCAGATGTCAAAAATGCTCACCTCTATGAGCCAGAGCCAGAGGAGTTATATGTATGGACAGTGTGA
- a CDS encoding LysR family transcriptional regulator encodes MDKFDSMRAFTQVVASGGFAAAAREMGLSRSTVNKLVIGLENELGVQLLHRSTRVVTPTEMGLAFYERCLEILASLEEAERSITQLHEEPRGRLRVNAPMSFGTIHLAPAIADFLVQYPELQVQLTLNDRFIDPIEEGFDITVRIAKPQEAASLIVHPLTLAPQVLCAAPSYLATHGTPTHPKELRHHSCLHYGQLMIEDRWTLMGPDGEQTIAINGVLCSNNGEVLKDAAVRGLGITLLPTFIVGQELQQGKLQVVLAAYRPPELVISVIYPVNRHLSTKVRLLVDFLQQRFGHEQGILDSKRFL; translated from the coding sequence ATGGATAAGTTTGACAGTATGCGTGCCTTTACTCAGGTAGTGGCTTCGGGTGGCTTTGCAGCAGCAGCAAGGGAAATGGGATTGTCGCGATCGACAGTCAACAAACTCGTAATCGGCTTAGAGAACGAACTGGGTGTACAACTGCTGCACCGCAGTACGCGAGTGGTGACTCCCACTGAGATGGGGTTGGCATTTTATGAGCGTTGCTTGGAAATTTTGGCAAGTTTGGAAGAGGCAGAACGATCGATTACCCAACTTCATGAAGAGCCGAGAGGACGGTTGCGCGTGAATGCTCCAATGTCCTTTGGCACAATCCATTTGGCTCCTGCTATAGCGGATTTTCTGGTGCAATATCCCGAACTCCAGGTTCAACTCACCTTGAACGATCGCTTCATTGACCCGATCGAAGAAGGCTTTGATATCACAGTGCGAATTGCGAAACCCCAGGAGGCTGCAAGTTTGATTGTGCATCCGTTAACATTGGCTCCGCAGGTGCTCTGTGCTGCTCCAAGCTATCTGGCAACCCATGGAACTCCCACTCACCCCAAGGAGCTGCGCCACCATTCTTGCTTGCACTATGGTCAACTTATGATTGAGGATCGGTGGACGTTAATGGGACCAGACGGAGAACAAACGATCGCGATCAATGGGGTGCTGTGTTCTAACAATGGGGAAGTCCTCAAAGATGCAGCCGTTCGCGGATTGGGGATTACCCTGCTGCCGACGTTTATTGTGGGGCAAGAATTGCAACAGGGAAAGCTGCAAGTTGTTTTGGCTGCTTATCGTCCACCCGAACTGGTAATTTCTGTCATTTATCCAGTCAATCGTCATCTATCAACAAAGGTGCGGCTACTGGTTGATTTCCTGCAACAACGGTTTGGTCATGAGCAAGGCATTCTTGACAGCAAACGTTTCTTGTAA
- a CDS encoding FAD-dependent oxidoreductase, translating into MPFNLLKFALAKQHPEPAMFRQPDRLKPSYDAVIIGGGGHGLAAAYYLARDYGMTNVAVLEKGYLGGGNTGRNTTIIRSNYLTPEGVKFYDESVRLWQDLSQDFDLNLFYSTRGHFTLAHTDASMRTMRWRAEVNKHFGIKSECVDPPEIQKACPHMDLSCGGKAPVMGALYHAPGSIARHDAVAWGYGRGADQRGVEIHQQTEVLGIQVESGRVTGVETCKGNISTPRVLCAVAGFTPRLLQMVGLQSPLYIHPLQAMVSEPMKPWLDPIIVSGSLHVYVSQTARGELVMGASLDPYELHSTRSTLAFVEELAAQMLELFPFLSHVKIVRQWAGMADMTPDFAPIMGKTAIDGFYLDAGWGTWGFKATPVCGKTMAYTVANDRNHELIEEFSLDRFQNYALLGEKGAASVGH; encoded by the coding sequence ATGCCTTTTAATCTGCTGAAATTTGCACTCGCGAAACAGCACCCGGAACCCGCAATGTTCCGCCAGCCCGATCGCCTGAAACCAAGCTATGATGCGGTGATCATTGGGGGCGGTGGTCATGGGTTAGCAGCCGCTTATTATCTGGCGCGAGATTACGGCATGACAAACGTTGCTGTTCTCGAAAAAGGCTATCTGGGCGGCGGCAATACGGGACGAAACACCACTATTATTCGATCGAACTATCTCACTCCAGAAGGCGTGAAGTTTTACGATGAATCCGTGCGACTGTGGCAAGATTTATCGCAAGATTTTGACCTCAATTTGTTTTATTCCACGCGGGGGCATTTCACGCTTGCTCACACCGATGCTTCCATGCGAACAATGCGCTGGCGAGCGGAAGTCAACAAACATTTTGGGATTAAGAGCGAATGCGTTGACCCCCCTGAAATCCAAAAAGCCTGCCCTCATATGGATCTTTCCTGCGGCGGTAAAGCTCCCGTGATGGGGGCGCTCTATCACGCTCCAGGTAGCATTGCTCGCCATGATGCGGTGGCATGGGGTTATGGTCGTGGCGCAGATCAACGAGGCGTAGAGATTCATCAGCAAACGGAAGTGCTCGGCATTCAGGTCGAGTCGGGCAGAGTCACTGGAGTTGAGACTTGCAAAGGCAATATTTCTACACCACGAGTGCTTTGTGCGGTCGCTGGCTTTACGCCTCGCCTGCTGCAAATGGTTGGATTACAATCACCGCTTTACATTCATCCCCTACAGGCAATGGTGAGCGAACCGATGAAGCCCTGGCTTGACCCAATCATTGTCTCAGGCAGCCTGCACGTGTATGTGAGCCAAACCGCACGCGGTGAATTGGTGATGGGCGCATCGCTTGATCCCTACGAACTCCACTCCACCCGATCGACGCTTGCGTTTGTGGAAGAGCTGGCTGCCCAAATGCTCGAACTGTTTCCGTTTCTTTCTCACGTTAAAATTGTGCGCCAATGGGCAGGGATGGCAGATATGACGCCTGATTTCGCGCCAATTATGGGGAAAACGGCGATCGATGGCTTTTATCTGGATGCAGGCTGGGGCACCTGGGGCTTTAAGGCAACCCCTGTTTGTGGCAAAACGATGGCATATACCGTAGCGAACGATCGCAATCACGAATTAATCGAGGAATTTTCGCTCGATCGATTCCAAAACTATGCGCTATTGGGCGAAAAAGGTGCTGCTTCAGTCGGGCATTAG